A section of the Alkalihalobacillus sp. LMS39 genome encodes:
- a CDS encoding helix-turn-helix transcriptional regulator, with translation MNRNKNLPLTETTYYILLALLQPAHGYIIMQKVEELSKNQVKIAAGTLYGAIENLLKQQLIQSVKSEDKRRKTYVITDKGKEVLQYDCTRMEHLIFITKQLLKEEE, from the coding sequence ATGAATCGAAATAAAAACCTACCATTAACGGAAACGACTTATTATATTCTGTTAGCGTTATTACAGCCTGCTCACGGCTATATTATCATGCAAAAAGTAGAAGAATTAAGTAAAAATCAAGTGAAAATTGCAGCGGGGACTCTTTATGGTGCTATTGAAAATTTGCTGAAGCAGCAACTTATACAATCGGTAAAAAGTGAGGATAAGCGCCGAAAAACATACGTCATTACTGACAAAGGCAAAGAAGTTTTGCAATATGACTGTACTAGAATGGAGCATCTGATTTTCATCACGAAGCAGCTATTAAAAGAGGAGGAGTGA
- a CDS encoding SDR family oxidoreductase, translating into MNHIKDKVAIITGVSRQKGIGAAIAKQLASCGYHIFFTYWTDYDKEMPWSIDVNEPVQIKEELLQHGVNVGCMELDLTELDAPCQLLKNVTEQFGEPDILINNAAYSTNNDYSFITAEELDKHYVVNIRATTMLSSLFARGFTKKSGGRIVNLTSGQFQRPMPGELAYATTKGAIDALTMTLAAEVAPLGITVNAINPGPTDTGWMTEEIKQHLTPMFPFGRIGEPSDVAKLIKFLVSDEAAWITGQIIHSEGGFQR; encoded by the coding sequence ATGAACCACATAAAAGACAAAGTGGCGATAATTACTGGAGTAAGCCGTCAAAAAGGGATAGGTGCAGCGATTGCGAAACAATTAGCTAGTTGCGGCTATCATATTTTTTTCACTTATTGGACGGATTATGATAAAGAAATGCCTTGGAGTATTGATGTAAACGAACCAGTACAAATAAAAGAAGAGTTGTTACAACATGGTGTGAATGTTGGATGTATGGAATTGGATTTAACAGAACTTGATGCACCATGCCAGTTGCTGAAAAATGTAACAGAACAATTCGGGGAGCCTGACATATTAATTAATAATGCCGCGTACTCTACGAATAATGATTATTCTTTTATTACTGCTGAAGAATTAGACAAACATTACGTTGTCAATATACGTGCGACAACGATGCTAAGCAGTTTATTTGCTAGAGGATTTACAAAAAAATCAGGTGGAAGAATTGTGAATCTTACTTCAGGACAATTTCAAAGACCGATGCCTGGAGAATTAGCCTATGCGACAACAAAAGGGGCTATCGATGCTCTGACGATGACATTAGCTGCAGAAGTTGCTCCATTAGGGATCACTGTTAATGCAATAAATCCTGGTCCAACCGATACCGGATGGATGACAGAGGAAATCAAACAGCACTTAACACCGATGTTTCCATTTGGGCGAATCGGTGAACCGAGTGATGTGGCAAAATTAATAAAATTTTTGGTCAGTGACGAAGCCGCGTGGATTACAGGACAAATTATCCATTCTGAAGGTGGATTTCAGCGATAA
- a CDS encoding CBO0543 family protein encodes MFSSEKQVEALEKLTTLTEKLTQSQVEYWTLYSHMNTWGFKVVLLMFIIPLIALYFLIDRKNMLLLGFYGMNIHVWFSYINVSGVRQGFFSYPFELIPFIPGNLALDATLIPVLFMLVYQWTINHKKNYYVYSIALSIVLSFIFKPLLVHFGFFILHKGMNYVYIFLLYCVILIFSKLITNVFLKMQNTRPRTNVNP; translated from the coding sequence ATGTTCTCATCAGAAAAGCAAGTAGAAGCTTTAGAAAAATTAACGACACTGACAGAGAAACTGACTCAATCTCAAGTTGAATACTGGACGCTTTATTCTCATATGAACACATGGGGATTTAAAGTTGTCTTATTAATGTTTATTATCCCTCTCATTGCGTTATATTTTTTAATCGATCGAAAAAATATGTTGCTCCTTGGTTTTTATGGTATGAACATTCATGTATGGTTTAGTTATATAAATGTAAGTGGTGTAAGACAAGGATTTTTTAGTTATCCCTTTGAGTTAATTCCGTTTATTCCTGGAAACCTAGCTTTAGATGCGACACTTATTCCAGTTTTATTTATGCTCGTATATCAGTGGACGATTAACCACAAGAAAAATTATTATGTTTATTCGATTGCTCTGTCTATTGTATTGTCCTTTATATTTAAACCGTTACTCGTACATTTTGGCTTTTTTATTTTACATAAAGGAATGAATTATGTTTATATTTTTCTTTTATATTGTGTCATCTTAATATTTTCGAAACTTATTACTAATGTCTTTTTAAAAATGCAAAATACACGTCCAAGAACAAATGTAAATCCCTAG
- a CDS encoding IS110 family transposase encodes MNDNTKYVGLDVSKENIAVAIAYPGREKPWYRGEIPNTPEAIRKLMKTLGNPEDLKVCYEAGPTGYPIYRFLLTLGIECEVIAPGLIPQRPGDRVKTDKRDAIRLAQLFRAGELTSIYIPTKEDEALRDLVRAREDAKEDELRVKHRITKLLLRYNIRPPEGVGRNWSSKYREWIHTLKFEYSTLRIAFQEYLQNLQEVEQRLKRLEAEIEVQATEGVHAPMIQALQCLRGVATITATSLVAEIGSFKRFRSPKQLMAYTGLIPSESSSGGIRKQGSLTKTGNAHVRRLLVESAWSYRYQPAVRDRLKKRQDGQPGSVQSISWKAQQRLHKKFFRLLSRGKSSKTAIAAVARELAGFIWAIAQEIEDTPKISCRR; translated from the coding sequence ATGAATGATAACACAAAATATGTAGGTTTAGACGTGTCTAAGGAAAATATTGCAGTTGCAATTGCATACCCAGGTAGAGAAAAGCCATGGTATCGTGGGGAGATTCCAAATACTCCAGAGGCTATTCGAAAATTAATGAAAACGTTAGGAAATCCTGAAGACTTAAAAGTCTGTTATGAAGCTGGTCCTACGGGCTATCCAATCTATCGCTTCTTGTTAACCTTAGGAATTGAGTGCGAAGTGATTGCGCCAGGCCTTATCCCTCAGAGACCAGGAGACCGTGTTAAAACGGACAAGAGAGACGCCATTCGTTTGGCACAGCTATTTCGAGCAGGAGAGTTGACATCTATTTATATACCGACTAAAGAAGATGAAGCTTTACGTGATTTAGTGCGAGCACGAGAAGATGCGAAAGAAGATGAATTACGAGTCAAGCATCGCATTACCAAACTCCTTCTTCGCTATAACATTCGCCCTCCGGAAGGAGTGGGGAGAAATTGGTCTTCTAAATATCGGGAATGGATTCATACACTAAAATTCGAATATTCTACTCTACGAATAGCTTTTCAAGAATATCTACAGAACCTACAGGAAGTAGAACAGCGACTAAAACGATTAGAAGCTGAAATAGAAGTACAGGCAACAGAAGGCGTTCACGCCCCAATGATTCAAGCGCTTCAATGCTTGCGTGGGGTAGCGACAATTACAGCAACAAGTTTAGTGGCAGAAATCGGATCATTCAAACGTTTTAGGAGTCCAAAACAACTCATGGCCTATACTGGGCTCATTCCAAGTGAAAGCTCTAGTGGTGGAATTCGCAAGCAAGGAAGTCTCACAAAAACAGGAAATGCTCATGTTCGTCGATTACTAGTAGAGTCCGCATGGAGTTATCGATATCAACCAGCAGTTAGAGATCGATTAAAAAAAAGACAAGATGGACAACCAGGGTCTGTTCAATCGATATCCTGGAAAGCTCAACAAAGGTTACACAAAAAATTCTTCCGTTTATTGTCACGTGGGAAATCAAGCAAAACAGCCATCGCAGCTGTTGCCAGAGAATTAGCAGGATTTATTTGGGCTATTGCACAAGAGATAGAAGATACACCTAAAATAAGTTGCCGGAGGTAA
- a CDS encoding DUF3147 family protein has protein sequence MFFLTKVLVSAIIIGVVTEVARIFPKYGGIIAALPLVSLLSLVWLHVQGEQASNMSTFAFGVLWGFPATALLLTIVVICLKASLSLYVSIGLGVGGWLICLTVQNFFVKKILVLF, from the coding sequence GTGTTTTTTCTAACAAAAGTACTAGTTTCGGCAATTATAATCGGGGTTGTTACTGAAGTTGCTAGGATTTTTCCAAAGTATGGAGGAATTATCGCTGCATTACCGTTAGTCAGTCTACTAAGTTTAGTGTGGCTTCATGTCCAAGGGGAACAAGCAAGCAATATGAGTACATTTGCATTCGGGGTTTTATGGGGATTCCCAGCGACAGCATTGTTACTAACGATTGTTGTCATTTGCTTGAAAGCTTCGTTATCCTTATATGTATCCATTGGGTTAGGTGTTGGCGGCTGGTTGATTTGTTTAACAGTGCAAAATTTTTTCGTTAAAAAAATATTAGTTTTGTTTTGA
- a CDS encoding PadR family transcriptional regulator, with protein MSDPFRDLKQSMKQSVFNNMSFPEERKAAVKEMIRSKQLQKLSSWKEETLVALLDSLQHHEKDGYDISTYLISRNELSFQKREGQLYTLLHLLENKGVLTSKWTEEKKYYALTKKGKKLLATYKEHSSVSQVSLSHLLEEASSR; from the coding sequence ATGAGCGATCCATTTCGTGACTTGAAACAATCGATGAAACAATCGGTTTTTAACAACATGTCTTTTCCTGAAGAACGAAAAGCTGCCGTAAAAGAAATGATTCGATCCAAACAGCTACAAAAGCTTTCATCTTGGAAAGAAGAGACACTAGTAGCTCTGTTAGATTCTCTTCAGCATCATGAAAAGGATGGTTATGATATTTCTACTTATCTTATTTCAAGAAATGAGCTCAGCTTTCAAAAAAGAGAAGGTCAGCTTTATACCCTTCTTCATCTACTTGAAAATAAAGGAGTGTTAACGTCAAAATGGACGGAAGAAAAGAAATATTATGCGTTAACGAAAAAAGGAAAAAAACTATTAGCTACGTATAAAGAACATTCCTCTGTTAGCCAAGTCTCTCTTTCACATTTACTAGAGGAGGCATCATCTAGATGA
- a CDS encoding DUF2812 domain-containing protein — translation MMRKFKFFLNLEKEEQWLSDMEKKGYRIVDTSFGYKFRSTDPEEVTIKSDYRKFKSQEDFIDYCTLFEDSGWKHIAGKKNSGHQYFKKVGESHDDIFSDGLSKAGKFKRMSNDFLHLSIGYLPILLVLLMTGIIDIRAFVNPKHLYLTPSLWEMTGSSFWFAFLFETPFAFLRAVLWSFLPILIIGALIYAFRAQLQYKKSMS, via the coding sequence ATCATGAGAAAATTTAAGTTTTTCTTAAACTTAGAGAAGGAAGAACAGTGGCTAAGTGATATGGAAAAAAAAGGGTATCGAATAGTGGATACTTCTTTCGGATATAAGTTCCGATCTACTGATCCAGAAGAGGTAACAATTAAAAGTGATTATCGAAAGTTTAAGTCGCAAGAAGATTTCATTGATTATTGTACACTATTTGAAGATAGTGGTTGGAAGCATATAGCGGGGAAGAAGAACTCGGGCCATCAATACTTTAAAAAAGTAGGCGAGAGTCATGATGACATTTTCTCTGACGGTTTATCAAAAGCAGGAAAATTTAAACGGATGTCTAATGATTTTCTTCATCTGTCCATAGGGTATTTACCCATACTCCTTGTATTATTGATGACGGGTATAATTGATATAAGAGCATTTGTGAATCCTAAACATTTATATTTAACCCCTAGCTTATGGGAAATGACGGGATCTTCATTTTGGTTTGCTTTTCTATTTGAAACACCTTTTGCATTTTTGAGAGCTGTTCTTTGGTCGTTTTTACCAATTTTAATTATCGGGGCACTAATTTATGCGTTCCGGGCACAGCTTCAATATAAAAAAAGCATGAGCTAA
- a CDS encoding MarR family transcriptional regulator, producing MSVKDSIYHINDNWTDIYHLLHYVHEENLSHQAVRLMQNIDKRQETTVGDLATYLGVTPNTASEHVKRLINKGFVSKVRSTEDERKVYVVLTKVGSEMLRRHTMLDEQKLGKVLENLTASDIEMINKAFSLLSKEAKKCFF from the coding sequence GTGAGTGTGAAAGATTCAATTTATCATATAAATGACAATTGGACAGATATTTATCACCTACTTCATTATGTTCACGAAGAAAACCTATCGCACCAAGCGGTAAGGTTAATGCAAAACATAGACAAAAGACAAGAAACAACGGTAGGAGATTTAGCTACATATTTAGGTGTTACTCCTAATACGGCATCTGAACATGTAAAAAGGTTGATAAATAAGGGATTCGTTTCAAAAGTAAGGAGTACAGAAGATGAACGGAAGGTTTATGTCGTATTGACAAAAGTCGGAAGCGAAATGTTGAGAAGACACACGATGTTAGATGAGCAAAAGTTAGGAAAAGTGTTAGAAAACCTAACTGCATCGGATATCGAGATGATAAATAAAGCATTCTCACTTTTAAGTAAGGAGGCGAAGAAGTGTTTTTTCTAA
- a CDS encoding aromatic acid exporter family protein translates to MKLGARIFKTGIAIMVALYVAILAGLEPPMFAALAAMFAIQPSIYRSVQTILEQVQANVLGAVLAVIFVLTFGHEPFVVGVVVVIAIAIIMRLKLEPSTIPLAIVTIIVIMESPSENFIEFAALRFVLIIIGVLSAFLVNLFFLPPRYETKLYLKIVNKSEHINQWITLFMRKDANHSALKKEITAINESMVKLENLYLLYKEERNYFMKNRYSKARKVVLFRQMIATTKKALFLLKNLERREYELYQMPEKLPTLIRLQLERLTAYHDRILLRYSGKVTHQANDEMLTEIQEGKEELTEYFLELYEYKEVDRAQWLHILPILTHIIEYEEKLQHLDHLVDTFFTYHQKENQVTIKEPEE, encoded by the coding sequence ATGAAACTTGGTGCTCGAATTTTCAAAACGGGGATTGCCATTATGGTTGCCTTATATGTTGCAATTTTGGCTGGCTTAGAACCACCGATGTTTGCGGCATTAGCTGCCATGTTTGCGATTCAGCCATCGATTTATCGCAGTGTGCAAACCATTTTGGAACAAGTTCAAGCCAATGTACTCGGTGCTGTATTAGCTGTTATTTTTGTCCTGACATTTGGTCACGAGCCATTTGTCGTCGGTGTTGTTGTCGTGATTGCGATTGCGATTATTATGCGGCTTAAATTAGAGCCTTCGACAATCCCACTTGCCATTGTCACCATCATCGTCATTATGGAAAGTCCATCGGAAAACTTTATTGAGTTCGCCGCGCTTCGCTTCGTCTTAATTATTATTGGTGTTTTATCGGCGTTTCTTGTGAATTTGTTCTTTTTGCCACCACGATATGAAACAAAGTTATATTTAAAAATCGTCAACAAAAGTGAACATATTAATCAGTGGATTACATTGTTTATGCGAAAAGATGCAAACCATAGTGCCTTAAAAAAAGAAATCACCGCCATTAATGAATCCATGGTGAAACTTGAAAACTTATACTTGCTTTATAAAGAAGAACGCAATTACTTTATGAAAAACCGCTATAGTAAAGCCCGTAAAGTTGTCTTGTTCCGTCAAATGATTGCGACAACGAAAAAGGCATTGTTTTTATTAAAAAATTTAGAACGTCGAGAATATGAACTTTATCAAATGCCTGAAAAACTTCCTACGCTCATTCGCTTGCAATTAGAACGGTTAACAGCCTATCATGACCGGATTTTGCTGCGCTACTCAGGCAAAGTGACACATCAAGCAAACGATGAAATGCTAACGGAAATCCAAGAAGGAAAAGAAGAACTAACCGAATACTTTCTTGAATTATATGAATATAAAGAAGTCGACCGTGCACAATGGCTTCATATTCTCCCAATTTTAACTCACATTATTGAGTATGAGGAAAAACTTCAACACCTCGACCATCTCGTTGACACTTTCTTTACCTATCACCAAAAAGAAAACCAAGTGACGATTAAAGAACCCGAAGAATAG
- a CDS encoding CBO0543 family protein: protein MTTYEKYREINHHIYESLHDIHSLKMEAWVEHVVFTTEWWFGVTLSIIPWIVWILFHNKNSRHRMLFVAFFITILASFLDTIGTQFGLWIYYYEVLPWLPAYLPWDWALLPVVIIGLLEFKPEYSPFIKAFLFAALSSFVGEPFFEFIGLYEPIHWRSFYSFPIYIVIFLFCYWLSKRTFFDMYGA from the coding sequence ATGACTACTTACGAAAAATATAGAGAAATCAATCATCACATTTATGAATCTTTACATGACATCCATTCATTAAAGATGGAGGCTTGGGTAGAACATGTTGTTTTTACAACAGAGTGGTGGTTCGGAGTCACGTTATCGATCATTCCATGGATTGTTTGGATTTTATTTCATAATAAAAACAGTAGACACCGGATGTTGTTTGTCGCGTTTTTCATCACCATTCTAGCTTCCTTTTTAGATACAATCGGGACACAATTCGGCCTATGGATATATTATTATGAAGTTCTTCCTTGGCTCCCTGCCTATTTACCTTGGGACTGGGCACTTCTACCTGTTGTTATTATCGGACTCCTTGAATTTAAACCTGAATATTCACCTTTTATAAAAGCATTTTTATTTGCTGCCTTGAGTTCTTTTGTCGGAGAACCGTTTTTCGAATTCATTGGGTTATATGAACCAATACATTGGAGATCTTTTTATTCATTTCCTATTTATATTGTCATCTTTCTTTTTTGCTATTGGTTAAGCAAACGTACATTTTTTGACATGTATGGAGCTTGA
- a CDS encoding sigma-70 family RNA polymerase sigma factor: protein MNELEQVAVTTESIDKEVMIDHLINEYSDGLLHLVYTYVKNRTTAEDLTQEIILKCYEKSHQFHQHSSLKTWAYRIAINHCKDYVKSWHYRKITLNEKIIHALPSKSKNIEEEVIAKSEEDNVTKAVMRLPIKYREIVFLHYYEELSLVEISNVSGVNLNTIKTRLKRAKELLKNEMKKEAY from the coding sequence ATGAATGAACTAGAACAAGTAGCAGTAACGACGGAAAGTATAGATAAAGAAGTAATGATAGACCACCTCATAAACGAATATAGTGATGGGCTTTTACACCTCGTATATACATATGTAAAAAATCGTACAACAGCTGAAGATTTGACACAAGAGATCATTCTGAAATGTTATGAAAAATCTCATCAGTTTCATCAACACTCTTCCCTCAAAACATGGGCATATCGTATTGCAATTAATCATTGTAAGGACTATGTGAAAAGCTGGCATTATCGAAAAATTACGCTTAACGAAAAAATCATTCATGCTCTTCCTTCTAAATCGAAAAATATCGAGGAAGAAGTTATTGCAAAAAGTGAAGAGGATAACGTAACAAAGGCGGTAATGCGGCTACCTATCAAATATAGGGAAATCGTTTTTCTCCATTATTATGAAGAACTATCATTAGTAGAGATTAGCAACGTGTCAGGAGTTAACTTAAATACAATAAAAACGCGATTAAAGCGAGCCAAAGAATTATTAAAAAACGAGATGAAAAAGGAGGCATACTAA
- a CDS encoding peptidase E yields MRKGQIIAFGGGGFSMEPENPLLDEYILRQSNVDNPKICFLPTASGDSKDYISRFYSFFEKQPCQPSHLSLFNPPTRDIEKFLLDKDIIYVGGGNTKNLLALWKEWSIDSILKKVWEEGGVLAGISAGSICWFEEGVTDSFGDGLEPMKCLGFLKGSNCPHYDGELERRQAFQSFVLSRKMKAGIATDDGVAVHFIGEEMKKIVSSRPHAKAYWVENDSNKIETILVPVFLGDKDI; encoded by the coding sequence ATGAGAAAAGGTCAAATTATTGCATTTGGAGGTGGTGGATTTTCGATGGAGCCTGAAAATCCATTACTTGACGAGTATATTTTAAGGCAATCGAACGTTGATAACCCGAAAATATGTTTTTTACCAACAGCAAGTGGAGATTCGAAAGATTATATTTCAAGATTTTATTCGTTTTTTGAAAAGCAACCATGTCAACCTTCACACTTATCATTGTTTAACCCGCCAACAAGAGATATAGAGAAGTTCCTCTTAGACAAGGATATCATTTATGTAGGAGGTGGAAATACGAAAAATCTACTAGCACTTTGGAAAGAATGGAGCATAGATTCGATCTTAAAGAAAGTATGGGAAGAAGGAGGGGTACTAGCGGGTATTAGTGCGGGTTCGATTTGTTGGTTTGAAGAAGGAGTAACAGACTCTTTTGGGGACGGACTAGAACCGATGAAATGTTTAGGGTTCTTAAAAGGCAGTAATTGTCCTCATTACGATGGTGAGCTGGAAAGAAGGCAGGCATTTCAGAGTTTTGTTCTATCGAGAAAAATGAAAGCAGGAATTGCAACAGATGATGGTGTAGCAGTTCATTTTATAGGAGAAGAAATGAAGAAGATTGTCAGTTCAAGACCTCATGCGAAGGCGTATTGGGTAGAAAACGACAGTAACAAGATAGAAACGATACTTGTGCCGGTGTTTTTAGGAGATAAAGACATATGA